One Xiphophorus maculatus strain JP 163 A chromosome 15, X_maculatus-5.0-male, whole genome shotgun sequence genomic window, ACAACCTTCACTATGCTAGCAGTGTTGCTGTCATCAAATTGCCACTCACAGACGTACTGTGGATCTGTTGTCTCTTCCTGTTCGTTGCTGTTGAGCCAGGTGATTTTATTATGTGATGGTTCGTACCAATTGTAGAAATGGAAAGTGGGAACAGACACCAGTAAGGCAAAGATCCAGATCAGGAAACAGATAATGCGACTGTTTGACACCGAACATAACCCGAAGCTTCGGCGAGCCTGGACAATGGCGATGTAGCGGTCGGTGCTGATgcaggctaacattagcatgccGCTGTACAGGTTGACGCTGTAGGAACCACGCAGCAGCTTACAGGCCACCTGCCCCATCGGCCAAGAGTACAGCTCGTTGTAGACGATGAAAGGCAGAGCCAGCACGAACAGCAGGTCAGCGATGGCCACATTGAGCAGGTAGACGTCAGTCATGGATTTGGTTCTCTTGTAGAGGGCATAGGTGAGGATGACCAGGCTGTTCCCCACCAAGCCCAGGATGCAGATGATGGAGCGAATGTAAGGACCAACCACAACGTTCAAACTGTTGTTGTCACTGAAAGAACACGGTTCATAACCAGAATGGTCGTAATAATTGTCATAATATTCATAGGGTGGAGCAATGGAGTCATTGGAGATGTTCATCTTGTTTTGCTGTAATAAAAGCCAAGacaatatttatcaaaatatgtcaaaatgacaaaagaaagaaaacgattttaaacaaaaatgctttaatgGTCATAAAGAACCAGCAGGTGGCGATAATGTTGACATTAAGACAAGTTGAAATATTGagaaggaaaacattcaaaGCACGTGAggctttcctttctttttaattctacTTAGTTGTACAACTAATATGTAGAATTGGTGATTAATTTTTGCAGTTcagaaaataagatttattaATGAACATTATACAAAATACATTGGTATTAACATTGTAATAGAggaatattttgaataaaacttttaatataaAGTTTTCCAACAAGTCTGAATTTTctacattgaaaataaaacatataaaagctGGAGCTGCCAGAGGGAGGAGGTATAATAAATAGCTCTGACTCCACAGGGTTCAGTTTTGGAGTCAGTTCACTTGACTATATGTGTAAAGTGCAAACGTTCGAGTAAGGGATGGCGACGACGCACAGGCATATTTATCATTCCTATTTGGTAAGAAACTGATAAACTCATTTTGGAGTGAACTATcagtcagtcaaactttatttgcaGGTAACTTTTCgtacaaatgacagaaacacaTACGATACTATTGGTAAAAATCCTCaattaaaacatgaagcaggagtgtgtaaacattttagattaacTTTATTTCCAAagagaaatgctttttttccttttcctcttctttgACTCAACTGATTTGAGCTTCATTTTACTTATTTCTCACGTCTAACCATGAATATTaagtcaaattatttcatttccttGTATTATTTCCTGGAGTGATAGAGCACCATGACTGGGTGAGAATATAATTAAACAATAAGCAACAATAACATGAAACAAAGCTGCTAATCTAGCAGAAGAGCTCTACATTCCTCCACAGTCATTCtaacaaaaaatcttttcactctcatttcacaatttaaaataattaagatttcataaaatcatataaacagttaaatatttctgttatcaGTCTTTGTTAAATCAGGATTCTCACCTTCTGAAGCTGATTTACAGACAGTTTCCTCCTTCCTGTATTGAATAAAAGCTCAGGCAGAAAGCCGATGGTTTCAAAGTCAGAGTTACTTTCTGTGTCAAAATGATTCGACTGCTGCTAAATATTCCTGTTGCTTCAGcaattaattaaacacaaacccTCAGAGGGACTTGAGGAACTGAGCAAAAACTCTCCAGTCGTTCTGCTTTAGTGAATCAACTTTATTTCTACAGCACATTTCAAAACCACAATGAAAGCCAAATTCCTTTACACTAAAAGAGAAATATGTAAGAAACATAAAACCTATAAAATGTACACAAACAATTTCTATGTTCCCCTCTGACacactgagttttatttttacattcatgtaactatttgcatattttatggTCTATATTCCAAACAGTTCACTAAATCTGTATCTTTGTCTTGttagaaacagtttttacctCTGAGGTTTTCTGAGtgtctgttttttgtcaaatgtgattttaaaaaatgtccatacCTCACCTGAACACTAGAGGGCTCCTCACTGCACCGTCTCTACACAAAACATTTGCACTCATTTCTGAAGAAAGATAAGTGTTCAAATAATGGTGtatgctggggttttttttcctgcataaTGTGCATTGTATGTTTTGCAGCTTTAAGTAAACATAAGTTTAAGGAGAACTGGGAACACCAACCTCCATCTGAAACTGGATTTTGGACTTCCTCTCAGAGACCACAGGTTGTGACGGGAAGAAGATTTCTGCTGAGCTCACAGGCAGCACAGGGCTGTAGCCTCAGTCTTAAACTCTTCACATCATACACACAAAACTGTACTTTTACACAAGGaaacaatattttcattaaGTACAATGACGATATGACTATACTTAGCCGCATTAAAGGAAAAGTCATCAGTCCATCAGAGGGAAATCCAGAGACAGACAGGATAAACCACCATgtacacgcacgcccacacccaccctcacacacacacatgcaaaatcAGGTTTATGTGTattaaacagactttttttttttgcatttttggggTTAATGGACCAATAGAAACCTTTCTacgtttttagatttttgtcaaaattagcAGGACACCTCTTCTGTCCTGTTAATTCAAAATGTCCTTCTAGTGTTGTGTGTATTCTGACAAAATGTCCTGCTAAATCACATGTAccaacgcacacacacccacacacacacatgcacacccccacaacCCATACACTCAGGTAGCTGGAACATAAACTCCACGCAGAAAAATTCCAGCCTGGGATTCAAATCAGGATCTTCTTACTGCAACGTAACAATCTTTTCAACTGGGCATCAGAAATATCTTACGGTTATTTTAGTCAGCccagaaaaacatctttcaaataaaacatcttatttCTTCATATCCTGTCCAAATGTATCCATAACAGAGACGTTGTAAGTCAGGTTGGTTTTTCCATCTGATCAActgaatgtaaacatttacagaGTCGTCTGTCTggaaatctatttttctttccccttaaCAACTTCTCAACTCTTttagacaaaaaacatttttttcagctggttttcagtaaaattttaaGTACTGGTACCTAGAGTCATAATTATGCCTATAGGTGATGGTCTGCAGCACAGACATCGCCATGTGCAGAGAGTCCTCCTCGTCACAATCGATGTGTTTGAACAAATGGACCGTCTTATACAATCATACAATACACAGTACTGTATTGTCAACAGTAGCCAGTATTCTTATGGAGAATGAGCAACAATCAGCTCAACATAACAAAACTTATGgatattgtcatgtttttttttctttcgaaatCATCATGCTGGTGGTAAAAGTCCagtttgaatattaaaatgtcatgaAGTGGTGgatgaggtggtgaggcagactcAGCAGACCCAGGTACAATGAATGAAGatgatttaatggtgaaaacAACTCGAAAAACAGTCCGAAGCACAATCCAAATTGAGTCCAAACAGCCAGGCAACTGGAGAACCGAATGGACACAGTGCGGACAGCTCACACatacgacaaggacccgacagagaaGCAAAGACActggtgacattaaatacacaggaggaaatcagggaacgagacacacctgggaacaatcaaggggaagacaggacaacacggagactcagaagacaaagaaactcaaaataaacagaaaaacagagatcACAACATTAAAAACCTGAATGTCTCAATCAGATCTTCTGAGATCAACATCTTCACATGATTAAAGATGAACAGTTTTCAGCAGAACCATCCACTGAATGGTGAACTGTGGACATGCAGATATCTGAGGTGATCCGGCGAGGGGCGATGTACCTCTGACCCAAACAGCACAAGTTCTGGAAGATCCTCCTGAAGTGGTTCCTGAAGTTCACTCCGATGAAGGCGTACAGCAGCGGGTTCAGACAGCAGTGCAGGTAGGCGACCATCTGCAGCACAGACATCGCCGTACGCAGCGAGTCCTCCTCGTCACAATCGCTGTGTTTGAACAAATTGACTGTCTTATACAACAAGGCCAGGTTGTAAGGCAAGTGGCAGACGATGAAGACCAACGCCACCACCATCACCACTCGGACCGCTTTGTGTCGCTTGTAGTTTTTAGCTTTCTGCAATGTGATGATGACTGAAGTGTAGCAGAAGATCATGATGAGCAGCGGCAGGAAGAAGCCAATGGCCAGTTGCGTGCTGGGAACAGTAACCTTCACTTTGCTAGCAGTGTTGCTGTCATCAAATTTCCACTCACAGACGTACTGTGGATCTGTTGTCTCTTCCTGTTCATTGCTGTTGAGCCAGGTGATCTTATTATGTGATGGTTCGTACCAATGGTGGAAATGGAAAGTGGGAACAGACACCAGTAAGGCAAAGATCCAGATCAGGAAACAGACAATGTGGCTTCTTGACATCGAGCGTAACCCGAAGCTCCGGCGAGCCTGGACGATGGCGATGTAGCGGTCGGTGCTGACgcaggctaacattagcatgccGCTGTACAGGTTGACGCTGTAGGAACCACGCAGCAGCTTACAGGCCACCTGCCCCATCGGCCAAGAGTACAGCTCGTTGTAGACGATGAAAGGTAGAGCCAGCACGAACAGCAGGTCAGCGATGGCCACATTGAGCAGGTAGACGTCAGTCATGGATTTGGTTCTCTTGTAGAGGGCATAGGTGAGGATGACCAGGCTGTTCCCCACCAAGCCCAGGATGCAGATGATGGAGTGAATGTAAGGACCAACCACAACGTTCAAACTTTTGTTGTTACTGAAAGAACACGGTTCATAACCAGAATGGTCGTAATAATAGTCATATTCATAGGGAGGAGTAGTGGAGTCATTGGAGATGTTCATCTTGTTTTGCTGTAATAAAAGTTAAAGagaaactttattaaaatatgtgacAAAAGCAGCgattcataaaaaatgtttcattgctCATGAAAATCCAGCAGGGGGCGTTAATGTTGACATTAAAGACAAGTTGAAATATTGTGGATGAAAAACATTGAGTGACAAATTTGTTTTtcgttgttttaattttttatatcaGTTAATCTATATGTATGTTTCACTTACTGATAAAGTTgatgaaataaatgtgatttccaataacattattattgATTAGATGGTTCATATGGTTTTCGTTTAAAAAAGTCTCTTAAAGGTTTAGTTTAATGAGGAAGGAGgaacacaaaaatgaaactaaagaaaagttagttaattaaaaagatttttaaataaatacacttctttataaaacattttacgtagtttaaaaactgataaaagtacttattgcaatatttttataCCTTCTATCTTCAACGTCCTAAACTGgaaattcagattatttttcacaAGAAATTCTGGAGTAACAAACCAATGACAGTAACAGATACTGTGGAGGTTTATGCAAGTTAGCAACAGATAGCAGGTAAAACAGCGAACAAAAGCATTAAACAGGAGAGTGTAAAGTTTGTAGTATTTCCTCTTTTCCTAGAAATAAATATACTAGTTGATGTCATGAAGAAAATGAATAGCAGCTTCTAATGTCTTAAAATGATCAACTTTGTTTGAATTCAGCATGTTTACAAAGTAAACCTGAGCAACAAGCTGCATGTTTGATGGGAACACAGGGCTGCTTATCACTaccattgattgattgattgattgattgattatcaCAACATAATTATCTGTTTTAAAGCCAACATTCACTGATGGCATAGAAGTTGTCTTTTCATAACCATTTCTCACAGACAGCCTGCCTTCTTCACATCAGGAAGGAGGACTGCAGAttataataaatgcaaatatcaaacatttatCTGCAGAGAACTTTTCATGCAATGACAGAAACACATACTCTAGTTCTTTACAGAGGTTATAAAAACCCAGGGGACACCTGAAGGAGCATTGTGTAAACATGTTAGATTGTCTGATTGCAGATGAATCCAgtttacagaaactttctgAACCATCAGACACATGAAGATCATCTGTAAAATCATCTTCTGCCTCCTTACGTCTCTGTTCCCTCAGCAGAACTTTACTTATTTACCAGAACTAAACATGTGTTGAATAGAAAGTTACTAAgttattttctgtcctggattTGTCATGATGGGTTTAAGTTttctagcccacatgcagaacacaagacAGGAGAGTTGAAATCAGTTTAAGTGATTTATTAAGATTACACAATTATCAGAAAGTGTCAAGGTGGTCTGGTCCAGGGAATCAACGGTAACGGGCAGCAGTGGTTCACTGCGAGGGGAAAGAGCAGACTGGTGAGTTCAGGGGTCGTGGGAACATGGAAATCTCAGATAAAACACAGGTTGTTCTTACTTGTGGTGGTTGGATCTGAATCTTGGAAGGTAACTGAGTATGTCCAGGGTCTCGGTCTCTTAGTGGGTCCAGGAACAACGGAGGAGTGCGGCGGAGGACGGACAGGTGGGCTCCGGTGCAacggagacacagaggagtGGTTCGACCGCCAGCCGTGGGATCCAGGAGATACTTGTAAACAACGGAGAGGTGAGTctgggaactcgggcaaccagtgggtactttccacggcgtcacgagggagGTTCTGAAACCAGGAAAACTGCCAGGATCTAATCAGCGGGTCCAGAGTGTCAAAggtagtgatgttacgtgatgtgccgaggcttcgaggcgtgtgtggagtaatggagggggcgtttccgtaaaggcgtttctgaggtctgaggccagggtccagactttatctttacacccttcttgctccagaatgtgtctggcccctcagcactgcagaacaggacattacctgtccggataactacaagaaaatttacaagaaacagaaacataaaatacaggggacctaattcaaacatcagactgatcccctgcctaaaggaacctcagactgaagatttcttggcctccaagtcacttaaactagctcttttaaataccagatctctctgtgctaaagctctattaattaaaGCAACAGACGCACTAAACAGTTTTACTGGGTATCAGAATATTTATGAACCTGAGATTATTatgaatgtttaatatttaactgaCATATCAAACTTTACTAAGTTTCTTATGTTGCTGATGGAGTAATTTAATGACTGACTGACCAGTTTGACCAGTTTGTTCTGTTCAGACAGTGAAGTTAATTAATTCTTTTCaaacagtaaaatttgattttaaatttttgctttaGCAGGTGATTCAAAGTTCttcacatgataaaaacaaaacaataagcTTCATGTTGCTGTGGCAACAAAAAtacctggatgagtttctccaggtgtttatatttaatatattaatattaaatattaatatattaaactGTATTTTAGTCGTTTaatcctgaaaatgttcttcaggtgacagaaggccgactttgtaaccgtctttatgtgactgaagTTCAGATCTGATCTCCAGTTTgaagctgtaataactgaagctttgttttgtttctgttggccCTGATTTGTTTCCAGGATCTGTTTAGTGCGTAGTGCAGAGTATCGTCTGCATAGTTCTGATGTTTGAGCCGTTGGAGCAAACAGACGGTGAACAGCAGGAACCAGGATGAACCCTGAGGTTCTCCATGTCACCTGCTCTGATGAGGAGCTTTAACCTCCCTGGTCTTTAACCAGTTAAAACTGTTGGCGATGCTGTgatgaggtccaacagaaccagaaccagaaccagcgcTGTGGTTCTTCCACTGTCTGGATTTATTTAGAAACCAGACCCAACTCTTTTCGCTGTTTGTCACTTCGAATCACCTAAATTATTTGTACTTGCAAAATACCAAACAAACTTAGcatcaacattttttagatttttttgtaactttcctcaaataaagtgaataaaGTTAAAGATTAACAATCTGGTTCACCgataaacattttgactttcagTTTTATGATTGAAATCATTTGCATGCATTTGGAAAAGATCAgtatttgtgtcattttaagtgttttattttaaaacagtcatTGATTCATGTTGGTCAGGATGGAGAATAAAGATCAGAGGACTAAATCAGTCAcgtataaaaatgaacaaatctcaactgtttcctttttcttatcTGCAGTGAAACATGGAGG contains:
- the LOC102225221 gene encoding C-C chemokine receptor type 6-like, coding for MNISNDSIAPPYEYYDNYYDHSGYEPCSFSDNNSLNVVVGPYIRSIICILGLVGNSLVILTYALYKRTKSMTDVYLLNVAIADLLFVLALPFIVYNELYSWPMGQVACKLLRGSYSVNLYSGMLMLACISTDRYIAIVQARRSFGLCSVSNSRIICFLIWIFALLVSVPTFHFYNWYEPSHNKITWLNSNEQEETTDPQYVCEWQFDDSNTASIVKVVVPRTQLAIGFFLPLFIMIFCYTSVIITLQKAKTFQRHKAVRVVMVVALVFIVCHLPYNLALLYKTVNLFKHSDCDEEDSLHTVMSVLQTVAYLHCCLNPLLYACIGVKFRNHFRRIIQNLCCLGQRYIDPRRLSIDGTNEDSTSFSM
- the LOC102224961 gene encoding C-C chemokine receptor type 6-like, with translation MNISNDSTTPPYEYDYYYDHSGYEPCSFSNNKSLNVVVGPYIHSIICILGLVGNSLVILTYALYKRTKSMTDVYLLNVAIADLLFVLALPFIVYNELYSWPMGQVACKLLRGSYSVNLYSGMLMLACVSTDRYIAIVQARRSFGLRSMSRSHIVCFLIWIFALLVSVPTFHFHHWYEPSHNKITWLNSNEQEETTDPQYVCEWKFDDSNTASKVKVTVPSTQLAIGFFLPLLIMIFCYTSVIITLQKAKNYKRHKAVRVVMVVALVFIVCHLPYNLALLYKTVNLFKHSDCDEEDSLRTAMSVLQMVAYLHCCLNPLLYAFIGVNFRNHFRRIFQNLCCLGQRYIAPRRITSDICMSTVHHSVDGSAENCSSLIM